The DNA region GCGAGCGTGGCGTCGGGTTGCAGCGACACGAAGTCCTCCGCGACGCTGGCCAGCTCCTGGACGTTCTCGATGCGACCCTGCGCCTCGATGGTGCGCTGTGCCTCGAGCTCGGCGACGTACCCGGTCACGGTCCACGTCAGCTCGACGAGCTCGGGCAGCGGGCGCTGGTCGACGGCGGCGCCCAGCGTATCGAGCGCCGCCACGAACTCGCCGACGGCGTTGACGGCGCGGGGACCGAGCTGCGGGTGCTCCTCGGCGCGCCTGCACGCCTCGAGGAACGTGATCCGCTCCCGCAGGGCGACATCGGAGAGCACCTGTTCGGTCTTCGACCCGATCCCCCGACGCGGCACGTTCACGACCCGCCGGGCGGCGACGTCGTCGGCCGGGTTCACCAGCAACTGGAGGTAGGCCAGCATGTCCTTGATCTCACGCCGCTCGTAGAAACGCGTGCCACCGACGACCTGGTACGGCGTGCCCGTGCGGATCAGGACCTCCTCGAGCACACGTGACTGCGCGTTGGTCCGGTAGAACACGGCGCAGTCACCGGGCTCGTAGCCGTGCTCCTCGACGAGCCGGTTGACCTCCTCGGCGACGAAGGCGGCCTCGTCGTGGGCGTTCTCGGCGGTGTAGCGCACGACCTGCTCGCCCTGGCCGACGTCGGTCCACAGCCTCTTCTCGAGCCGCTGCGTGTTGTGGGCGATGACCGCGTTGGCGGCGTCGAGGATCGTCTGGGTCGAGCGGTAGTTGCGCTCCAGCGTGATGCGCGTCGCGTCTGGGAAGTCACGCTCGAAGTCGAGGATGTTGCGGATGTCCGCGCCCCGGAAGCGGTAGATGGACTGGTCGGCGTCGCCGACGACGGCGAGGTTGCGGTGCTCGGAGGCGAGCATCTGGACCAGGACGTACTGGGCGTGGTTGGTGTCCTGCCACTCGTCGACGAGGACGTGAGCGAACTGGGCCTGGTACTTGGCGAGGACCTCGTCGAACAGCTGCAGCAACTCGACGGTCTTGGTGAGCAGGTCGTCGAAGTCGAGTGCGCTTGCCCGCTGCAGGCGGTCCTGGTAGAGCCGGTAGACCTGGGCGACCTGCTGGGCGTACCAGTCCATCGCCTGCTGGGAGAACGCCTCGAAGTCGATCAGCTCGTTCTTGGCCTTCGAGATCACCCCGCCCGCGCCACGTGGCGTGACCCGCTTGGGGTCCAGCCCCAGCTCGTCGATGCACTGCGCCAGCAGCCGGCGTGAGTCCTCGGTGTCGTAGATCGTGAAGGACGGCTCGTAGCCGAGGCGTGCGATCTCAGAGCGCAGCAGCCGGGCGCAGGCGGCGTGGAACGTCGAGACCCACATCCCGCCCCAGCGCCGGCGGCGCACACGTCCGTTGTCGTCGCGCGTGATGCCGACGACACGGTCGCCGATCAGGTCCGCGACGCGTTGCTGCATCTCCGACGCGGCTTTGTTGGTGAAGGTGATCGCCAGGATCCCGTAGGGGTTGGCCGCACGGTCGCGGATCAGGTGCGCGATGCGATGGGTCAGCACACGGGTCTTGCCCGACCCGGCGCCGGCGATGACCAGCAGAGGCCCGCCGACGTGCAGCACGGCCTCACGCTGTGCGGGGTTGAGGCCCTCGACGAGCTCGTTGGACGGATCGGCGAACAGCGGCGTGGAAGTCATGAGCACAGCGAGTGTAGGTGGCGGAGACCGCCGGACGATCCACATCGCTCGCGCGAACTGCACGGCGGACTGTGAACCGCGTGGGCGACACGGCCCAGACAGCACCCGCCCTGCATCGTGCCGGAAACGCGGGTGGATGCGTCATCGGGCGGGCACGCAGGGTGATGACAGACCCTCGACCTGTCCTCAATGGTGTCCAAAAGATCAGGCTGCGTAGGAGGATGCGTACGCCCAGACTGTTTGGCCAGTGCTCACACGTACGCACCGCGCCTGTGCGCGGTGATCCCCGCGGGAGGTATCCACATGATCGCCGTCGCCGACCCTGTTCCGATCTACCGCCGTGGGCTCGCGCTCGTCCTTCGGGAGGCGGGACATGACGTCGACGAGTGGGAGCACCCCGACGAGCAGCTCGACACCGAGCCGCCGAGCGGGCTGGAGGCCGTCGTGCTCACCGTGCGGTCCCCGCAGGACCTCGAGACCCTGAGCAAGATCCGCGCCCAGCACGAACAGGTCGCGATCATCGCGCTGATCATCCGCAGCGACGTCGAGTCGTACCGCCAGACGCTGCGCGCG from Euzebyales bacterium includes:
- a CDS encoding UvrD-helicase domain-containing protein translates to MTSTPLFADPSNELVEGLNPAQREAVLHVGGPLLVIAGAGSGKTRVLTHRIAHLIRDRAANPYGILAITFTNKAASEMQQRVADLIGDRVVGITRDDNGRVRRRRWGGMWVSTFHAACARLLRSEIARLGYEPSFTIYDTEDSRRLLAQCIDELGLDPKRVTPRGAGGVISKAKNELIDFEAFSQQAMDWYAQQVAQVYRLYQDRLQRASALDFDDLLTKTVELLQLFDEVLAKYQAQFAHVLVDEWQDTNHAQYVLVQMLASEHRNLAVVGDADQSIYRFRGADIRNILDFERDFPDATRITLERNYRSTQTILDAANAVIAHNTQRLEKRLWTDVGQGEQVVRYTAENAHDEAAFVAEEVNRLVEEHGYEPGDCAVFYRTNAQSRVLEEVLIRTGTPYQVVGGTRFYERREIKDMLAYLQLLVNPADDVAARRVVNVPRRGIGSKTEQVLSDVALRERITFLEACRRAEEHPQLGPRAVNAVGEFVAALDTLGAAVDQRPLPELVELTWTVTGYVAELEAQRTIEAQGRIENVQELASVAEDFVSLQPDATLAEFLERIALVTEADTLDDADEQSRLVLMTMHNAKGLEYPVVFVIGMEDSVFPHYRALSDPDELEEERRLCYVAFTRARERLYVTSAWSRTLFGATNANPPSRFLREIPSDLIEVRRDQGGPSRRVVAREDDAAEEGDEFAVGMRVLHPRFGEGRILELSGVPGSQEAMIDFDGSGTKRLLLTYAPLIRA